The following are encoded in a window of Methanocaldococcus sp. genomic DNA:
- the cobN gene encoding cobaltochelatase subunit CobN, with translation MKILFYMWGSYCSILKKALDELKKEGYNIEYKIYSNRNPIDNKFLEDVKNSDLVFIYKTSSDDIDLEKIKKLNENIIIVSQDPSFWNSEKSAKCYLFTTYGGIDNFKNMILYLMGEDKEVIKKPFQGIYYKGKIYEELDEFLDDVNFDKKYTVGVLFSRHYLVNDDMDVINKLLNKLEEEFNVIPVFSYGAKCEELNALGGGESILKYFFKDDKPLIDALINLLSFPLGTVKDGGNLNKISGVDILKKLDIPVFHPIMSYYKSYEDWKNDSQGLSADIGWTIALPEFEGVIEPIIIGTTENENGFEKKFGIEERIEKVVKRIKRWIKLKYKPKKDRKVIFVLHNNACASVEATIGSAAHLDSLQSVVNIMKKLKEEGYNVENIPESGEDLSKLILQKKAISEFRWTTVEEIISKGGYLYLMDEEEYYEDFNKLPKNVKNKILETWGDLNGKDIPAGMIYKVDGKNKIVITGLKFGNIYVCVQPKRGCAGARCDGRVCKILHDPYCPLTHQYIATYKYFNDIGDIIIHVGTHGTLEFLPGKNVGLSNECFPDICIGDIPHLYIYNSDNPPEGSIAKRRSYATIVDHLQTVMVDAFSEELETLNSYIEEYLKEMDTSRKHQLEHLIIEEVKKTNLVKIKEKIKKIEKEGKIHENFKELFDEIRDTLEMIKNSKCNDGMHIFGELPEGDRRVEFIKNILEYEYKEKDLKKKIENVLNGKSIENKKLEGIIKEINERIEKTDEIKSLLRGIDARYIEPGASGLISRGNYDILPTGRNFYTLDPYRVPTKSAYKVGILLAEKLIERYLEDEGKYPENIALYWMASDIMWADGECMGMILHLLGVKPIYKGGKVVDLEIIPLDELKRPRIDVTIRVSGIIRDMFPNCIELIDEAIMKVSKLDEPINMNFVKKHVIEGLNNKLSFREATFRIFCSPPGTYGNGVKYAVYASAWENDEDLKDVFVYWNSYAYGKNVYGKKSTEIFKSLLKTVDLTFNKVVTDEYNLLGCCCYFGTHGGLTNAARVLRNKKIKAYYGDTRNSKNVAIRTLKEEIERVTLTKLLNPKWIEGMKKHGYKGAGDIAKRIGRVYGWSATTKEVDSWVFDEIFNTFVKDEKNRKFFEKHNIYALEEISRRLLEAYQRGLWKTKRENIDELKKIYLDIEGNIEESYNDDYGEYQGGIITIDTSWKVKINE, from the coding sequence ATGAAAATTCTATTTTATATGTGGGGATCTTATTGCTCAATATTAAAAAAGGCATTGGATGAGTTAAAAAAAGAAGGTTATAATATTGAATATAAAATATATTCTAATAGAAATCCAATCGATAATAAATTTTTAGAAGATGTTAAAAACTCTGATTTAGTTTTTATATATAAAACATCATCAGATGATATTGATCTAGAGAAAATAAAGAAATTAAATGAAAACATTATAATTGTTTCACAAGACCCAAGTTTTTGGAATTCTGAAAAATCTGCTAAGTGTTATCTATTTACAACTTATGGAGGAATTGATAATTTTAAAAACATGATTTTGTATTTAATGGGCGAAGATAAAGAGGTTATAAAGAAACCATTCCAAGGAATTTACTATAAAGGAAAAATCTATGAAGAATTAGATGAATTTTTAGATGATGTTAATTTTGATAAAAAATATACAGTAGGAGTTTTATTTTCAAGGCATTACTTAGTTAATGACGATATGGATGTAATTAACAAACTTTTAAATAAATTAGAGGAGGAATTTAATGTAATTCCAGTATTTTCTTATGGGGCTAAGTGTGAAGAGTTAAATGCCTTAGGTGGGGGAGAGAGCATTTTAAAATACTTCTTTAAGGATGATAAACCATTAATAGATGCGTTAATTAACTTATTATCATTTCCATTGGGAACTGTAAAAGATGGAGGAAATTTAAATAAAATCTCTGGGGTTGATATACTTAAAAAATTAGATATTCCAGTATTTCATCCAATAATGAGTTACTATAAAAGCTATGAGGATTGGAAAAATGACAGTCAAGGATTATCTGCAGATATTGGTTGGACTATTGCATTACCAGAATTTGAAGGGGTTATAGAACCAATTATAATTGGAACTACAGAAAATGAAAATGGTTTTGAAAAAAAATTTGGAATTGAAGAAAGAATAGAAAAAGTTGTTAAGAGAATAAAAAGATGGATTAAATTGAAATATAAACCTAAAAAAGATCGAAAAGTTATATTTGTTTTACATAACAATGCCTGTGCCTCCGTAGAGGCAACAATAGGAAGTGCGGCTCATTTGGACAGTCTTCAAAGTGTTGTGAATATAATGAAAAAATTAAAAGAAGAAGGATATAATGTAGAAAATATCCCTGAAAGTGGAGAGGATTTATCTAAATTAATCTTACAAAAGAAGGCAATTTCAGAGTTTAGATGGACTACTGTTGAGGAAATTATCTCAAAAGGAGGATACTTATATTTAATGGATGAAGAAGAATATTATGAAGACTTTAATAAACTCCCTAAAAATGTGAAAAACAAGATTTTAGAAACTTGGGGAGATTTAAATGGAAAAGATATTCCAGCGGGAATGATATACAAAGTGGATGGTAAAAACAAGATAGTTATAACTGGCTTAAAGTTTGGAAACATTTATGTTTGTGTCCAACCAAAAAGAGGCTGTGCAGGGGCAAGATGTGATGGTAGAGTTTGTAAAATTTTGCACGACCCATATTGCCCACTAACTCACCAATATATTGCCACATATAAATACTTTAATGACATTGGAGATATTATAATACACGTAGGAACTCATGGAACATTAGAATTTCTCCCTGGGAAAAATGTAGGTTTATCCAATGAATGTTTCCCTGATATCTGTATAGGGGATATTCCTCACCTTTATATTTATAATTCAGATAATCCACCAGAAGGATCTATAGCAAAAAGAAGAAGTTATGCTACTATTGTAGATCATTTACAAACAGTTATGGTAGACGCATTTAGTGAAGAGTTAGAAACTTTAAACAGCTACATAGAGGAATATTTAAAGGAAATGGATACTTCAAGAAAACATCAATTAGAACATTTAATTATTGAAGAAGTGAAAAAAACTAACTTAGTAAAAATAAAAGAAAAAATTAAAAAAATAGAAAAAGAAGGAAAAATTCATGAAAACTTTAAAGAATTGTTTGATGAAATAAGAGATACTTTAGAAATGATAAAGAACTCAAAATGCAATGATGGAATGCACATCTTTGGAGAACTACCTGAAGGAGATAGAAGAGTGGAATTCATAAAAAATATATTGGAATATGAATATAAAGAGAAAGATTTAAAGAAAAAAATTGAAAATGTGTTAAATGGAAAAAGTATTGAAAATAAAAAATTGGAGGGAATAATTAAAGAAATAAATGAAAGAATTGAGAAAACTGATGAAATAAAATCCTTACTAAGAGGAATTGACGCAAGATATATAGAGCCTGGAGCTTCTGGATTAATTTCAAGAGGTAACTATGATATACTACCAACAGGAAGGAATTTTTACACATTGGATCCATATAGAGTTCCTACAAAATCTGCCTATAAAGTTGGGATTTTGTTGGCTGAAAAATTAATTGAAAGATATTTAGAGGATGAAGGAAAATATCCTGAAAATATTGCTTTATATTGGATGGCTTCTGACATAATGTGGGCAGATGGAGAATGTATGGGAATGATATTACATTTATTAGGAGTTAAACCCATTTATAAAGGAGGAAAAGTTGTTGATTTAGAAATAATCCCATTAGATGAATTAAAAAGACCAAGGATTGATGTTACTATAAGAGTTAGTGGAATAATAAGAGATATGTTTCCAAATTGTATAGAACTTATTGATGAAGCAATAATGAAAGTATCTAAGTTAGACGAGCCAATAAATATGAATTTTGTAAAAAAACATGTAATTGAAGGATTAAATAACAAGTTATCTTTTAGAGAGGCAACATTTAGAATTTTCTGCTCTCCTCCTGGAACATATGGAAATGGAGTTAAATATGCTGTATATGCAAGTGCTTGGGAGAATGATGAAGATTTAAAGGATGTATTTGTGTATTGGAATTCTTATGCCTATGGAAAGAATGTGTATGGTAAAAAATCTACAGAAATTTTTAAAAGTTTATTAAAAACAGTTGATTTAACATTTAATAAAGTTGTTACTGATGAATATAACTTACTTGGATGTTGTTGCTACTTTGGAACTCATGGAGGATTAACTAACGCTGCAAGAGTTTTGAGGAATAAAAAAATTAAGGCGTATTATGGAGATACAAGAAATTCAAAAAATGTTGCTATAAGAACTTTAAAAGAAGAAATTGAGAGAGTTACTTTAACAAAGTTACTAAATCCAAAGTGGATTGAAGGGATGAAAAAGCATGGATACAAAGGGGCTGGAGACATTGCTAAAAGAATAGGAAGAGTTTATGGTTGGAGTGCTACAACTAAGGAAGTAGATAGTTGGGTATTTGATGAGATATTTAACACATTTGTAAAAGATGAGAAAAATAGAAAGTTTTTTGAAAAACATAATATATATGCATTAGAAGAAATTTCAAGAAGATTGTTGGAGGCTTATCAAAGAGGTTTATGGAAAACTAAGAGAGAAAATATTGATGAACTTAAAAAAATTTATTTGGATATAGAAGGAAATATTGAAGAATCTTATAATGATGATTATGGTGAGTATCAAGGTGGAATTATAACCATAGATACTTCT
- a CDS encoding shikimate kinase, whose product MEGNAYALASGTIINAIATGKGSAFGLNLKVYARVKLIDDGKNKIEGKVLDNPNIKPNLIIRCVKNTLDYFGLNYSAYVETKTEIPIKSGLSSSSATSNAVVLATFDALGEKIDDELIINLGIKSSFDEKLTVTGAYDDATASYYGGITITDNLKREILKRDKMPEDLNVVVLIPNFEKNVNVNRMKLIKDYVEIAFKEAMSGNYFNALFLNGILYASALNFPTKIAIDALEAGALTSGLSGTGPSYIAIVEDENLNRVKEKLNKYGKVILTKPNNEGASVF is encoded by the coding sequence ATGGAAGGAAATGCTTATGCATTAGCGTCAGGGACAATAATAAATGCAATAGCAACGGGCAAAGGTTCAGCCTTTGGTTTAAATTTAAAGGTTTATGCAAGAGTTAAGTTAATAGACGATGGTAAAAATAAAATTGAAGGAAAAGTATTAGATAATCCCAATATTAAGCCAAATTTAATAATAAGATGTGTAAAAAATACATTGGACTATTTTGGTTTAAACTACTCTGCTTATGTAGAAACAAAGACAGAAATCCCAATAAAATCAGGTTTGAGTAGTAGTTCAGCCACATCTAACGCTGTTGTCTTAGCAACATTTGACGCTTTGGGAGAAAAAATTGATGATGAGTTAATAATAAACTTAGGAATAAAATCAAGTTTCGATGAAAAATTAACTGTTACTGGGGCTTATGATGATGCTACTGCCTCATACTATGGAGGAATAACTATAACTGACAATTTAAAGAGAGAGATATTAAAAAGAGATAAGATGCCAGAAGATTTAAATGTTGTAGTTTTAATTCCAAACTTTGAAAAGAATGTGAATGTCAATAGGATGAAACTAATTAAAGATTATGTTGAAATAGCCTTTAAAGAGGCTATGAGTGGAAATTACTTTAATGCTTTGTTTTTAAATGGAATTTTATATGCATCTGCGTTAAACTTTCCTACAAAAATAGCAATAGACGCCTTAGAAGCAGGGGCATTAACATCTGGATTATCAGGAACTGGGCCGAGTTATATAGCTATAGTTGAAGATGAAAATCTGAATAGAGTAAAAGAGAAATTAAATAAGTATGGAAAGGTTATTTTAACAAAACCAAACAATGAAGGAGCATCTGTTTTTTAA
- a CDS encoding thermonuclease family protein — protein sequence MKFKLYFIIIPFLIFFVIVSGCFSHHHNGYNSNEDFINSHEHFYRKVVKVVDGDTIYVESNGRLYKIRLLGVDTPETHKKNNPYEYFLLNGTPISNTTYLKIWGYKATDFAKKMLDNKTVIVVFDNEAPKKDKYGRYLAYIFIKNGSNYINFNEELLKYGYARVYISKFELEKEFLKIEREAKINKIGLWNWSNN from the coding sequence ATGAAATTCAAACTATATTTTATTATAATCCCATTTTTAATATTTTTTGTTATAGTTTCTGGATGTTTCAGTCATCATCATAATGGTTATAATAGTAATGAGGATTTTATAAATAGTCATGAACATTTTTATAGAAAGGTTGTTAAAGTAGTTGATGGAGATACTATATATGTAGAGTCCAATGGAAGATTGTATAAAATAAGATTATTGGGAGTTGATACACCAGAGACACATAAAAAGAATAATCCATATGAATATTTTTTATTGAATGGAACTCCTATATCTAATACAACATACTTAAAAATTTGGGGCTATAAAGCAACAGATTTTGCAAAGAAAATGTTAGATAATAAAACTGTTATTGTAGTTTTTGATAATGAGGCTCCAAAAAAGGATAAGTATGGAAGATACTTGGCATATATTTTTATAAAAAATGGTAGTAATTATATTAACTTTAATGAAGAACTTTTAAAATACGGCTATGCGAGAGTTTATATAAGTAAGTTTGAATTAGAAAAAGAATTTTTAAAAATTGAGAGAGAGGCAAAGATAAATAAAATTGGCTTATGGAATTGGAGCAACAACTGA
- the aroE gene encoding shikimate dehydrogenase, with protein MIDARTKVVGLIGHPVEHSFSPIMHNAAFKDKGLNYVYLAFDVLPEKLKYVIDGAKALGIVGFNVTIPHKVEIIKYLDELDESAKLIGAVNTIKIENDKAIGYNTDGIGARLSLEEEIGKVKDKTILILGAGGAARAVAFELAKDNNIIIANRTVEKAEKLAKEIAEKLNKKFGEEVKFSSLNNDFSDVDIIINATPVGMYPNVDVEPIIKADQIKPDMVVMDLIYNPLETTLLKEAKKVGAKTINGLGMLIYQGVVAFKIWTGIEPNIEVMKNAIINTLFGNKK; from the coding sequence ATGATAGATGCAAGAACCAAAGTTGTCGGATTAATAGGACATCCAGTAGAACATTCTTTTTCTCCAATAATGCATAACGCCGCATTTAAAGATAAAGGATTGAACTATGTATATTTAGCGTTTGATGTTCTTCCAGAAAAATTAAAGTATGTAATAGATGGGGCTAAGGCTTTAGGAATTGTTGGATTTAATGTAACTATACCTCATAAGGTCGAAATTATTAAATATTTAGATGAATTAGATGAAAGTGCTAAGTTAATTGGGGCGGTTAATACAATAAAAATAGAGAATGATAAGGCAATTGGATATAATACTGATGGCATTGGAGCAAGATTATCTTTAGAGGAAGAAATTGGTAAAGTTAAAGATAAGACAATATTAATATTAGGAGCAGGAGGAGCGGCAAGGGCTGTGGCATTTGAATTAGCAAAAGATAATAATATAATAATTGCAAATAGAACTGTAGAAAAGGCAGAAAAATTGGCAAAAGAGATTGCTGAGAAACTAAATAAAAAATTTGGTGAGGAAGTTAAATTTAGTAGTTTAAATAATGATTTTAGTGATGTTGATATTATAATTAACGCCACTCCAGTGGGGATGTATCCAAATGTTGATGTTGAACCAATAATTAAAGCTGATCAGATAAAGCCAGATATGGTAGTTATGGATTTAATTTATAATCCATTAGAGACAACTCTATTAAAAGAGGCTAAGAAAGTTGGGGCTAAAACAATAAACGGTTTAGGAATGTTAATTTATCAAGGAGTTGTTGCATTTAAAATATGGACAGGAATTGAGCCAAATATTGAAGTTATGAAAAATGCAATAATTAACACTCTTTTTGGAAATAAAAAATAA
- a CDS encoding flavodoxin family protein, producing MKVIGISGSPRPDGNTSLLVRESLNAITEEGIETEFISLAGKELNPCLGCNICKETGYCQILDDIDPILEKMKEADGIILGSPVYFGGVSAQLKMLMDRSRPLRIGFQLRNKVGGAIAVGASRNGGQETTIQQIHNFFLIHSMIVVGDNDPTAHYGGTGVGKSPGDCEKDEIGLETARNLGKKVAEVIKLIKK from the coding sequence ATGAAAGTTATAGGAATTAGTGGAAGTCCAAGACCTGACGGAAATACAAGTTTATTAGTTAGAGAATCTTTAAACGCAATTACTGAGGAAGGAATTGAAACAGAGTTTATATCATTGGCTGGAAAGGAATTAAATCCATGTTTAGGTTGTAACATTTGTAAAGAGACAGGATATTGCCAAATACTTGATGATATTGATCCAATCTTAGAAAAGATGAAAGAGGCTGATGGAATTATTCTCGGCTCACCAGTTTATTTTGGGGGAGTTTCTGCTCAATTAAAAATGTTAATGGATAGGTCAAGACCTTTAAGAATTGGTTTCCAGTTGAGAAATAAGGTTGGGGGGGCTATAGCAGTAGGAGCAAGTAGAAATGGTGGGCAAGAAACAACAATTCAACAAATCCATAATTTCTTCCTAATTCACTCAATGATTGTCGTTGGAGATAATGACCCAACAGCACATTATGGAGGGACAGGAGTAGGAAAAAGCCCGGGAGATTGTGAAAAAGATGAAATAGGATTAGAAACTGCAAGAAACTTAGGTAAAAAAGTAGCAGAGGTCATTAAATTAATCAAAAAATAG
- a CDS encoding secondary thiamine-phosphate synthase enzyme YjbQ, with amino-acid sequence MLFEYQIKTTKREELVDITSYVISAISQSKVKDGIAVIYAPHTTSGIIINENADPSVKYDIINFLSYLIPKNWNFTHLEGNSDAHIKSSLIGCSQTVIIKDGKPLLGTWQGIFFAEFDGPRLRKFYVKIIENK; translated from the coding sequence ATGCTATTTGAGTATCAAATAAAAACAACTAAAAGGGAAGAGTTAGTAGATATAACCTCTTATGTAATCTCAGCGATATCTCAATCAAAGGTTAAGGATGGAATTGCTGTAATATATGCTCCTCACACTACATCTGGAATAATTATAAATGAAAATGCAGATCCGTCAGTTAAATATGACATAATAAATTTTCTTTCTTATCTTATTCCTAAAAATTGGAATTTTACCCACTTGGAGGGAAATTCTGACGCTCATATAAAAAGCTCTTTAATTGGATGTTCTCAAACTGTTATTATTAAAGATGGAAAACCATTACTTGGTACTTGGCAGGGAATATTTTTTGCTGAATTTGACGGACCAAGATTAAGAAAATTTTATGTAAAGATAATTGAAAATAAATAA
- a CDS encoding glycosyltransferase family 2 protein: MKKVSIVIPAYNEEKTIKKILEKILKVKLPLEKEIIVVNDGSTDRTKEIVEEFIKNHPNENIKLINKKNEGKGSALKVGIRHSTGDIIIIQDADLEYDPNDYLKLIKPILEGKAKVVYGSRLRNLKNKYSHLSFLIGGLIITLITNILYFTFLTDEPTCYKVFHKELKDILINAEGDKFDWEPEVTAKILRKGYKIYEVPINYYPRTLKEGKKIRWNDGVDAILTLLKWRFKKF, from the coding sequence ATGAAAAAAGTTTCAATAGTAATTCCTGCATATAATGAAGAAAAAACAATAAAAAAAATCTTAGAAAAAATTTTAAAAGTTAAGTTACCCTTAGAAAAAGAAATTATAGTAGTAAATGATGGTTCAACGGATAGAACTAAAGAAATAGTTGAAGAATTTATAAAGAATCATCCAAATGAAAACATCAAACTTATAAATAAAAAAAATGAAGGAAAAGGTAGTGCTTTAAAAGTAGGGATAAGACATTCAACTGGTGATATAATAATAATTCAAGATGCTGATTTAGAGTATGATCCAAATGATTACCTTAAATTAATAAAACCAATATTGGAAGGAAAAGCAAAAGTTGTATATGGATCAAGATTGAGAAATCTTAAAAATAAATATTCCCATTTATCGTTTTTAATAGGAGGTTTGATAATAACCTTAATTACAAATATTCTTTATTTTACATTTTTAACTGATGAGCCTACATGTTATAAAGTATTCCACAAAGAATTGAAAGATATCTTAATAAACGCCGAAGGAGATAAATTCGATTGGGAACCAGAAGTTACTGCAAAGATTTTGAGGAAAGGCTATAAAATTTATGAAGTGCCAATAAACTATTATCCAAGAACCTTAAAAGAAGGTAAAAAAATACGATGGAATGATGGAGTTGATGCAATTTTAACACTTTTAAAATGGCGATTTAAAAAATTTTAG
- a CDS encoding tripartite tricarboxylate transporter permease — MLNLPYLILGIICGTITGLFPGIHPNNIVALSFLIIPFFGVDNYIPFLIGLVITHYFINFIPSAFLGVPDDETATSALPMHRLTLNGKGFEAIVLAGFGSYLGVIFSIIITLFLIFILNVDINSFYHSVKPLIPFILITFVIYQILTSKSIWEILVIFLSGIFGIVVLYCNNAYNITLTAIFTGMFGIPLLINNLKTYKIKSQIITFPDFNIKFLKSSFFASIVGFFRIFLPGVSGAQLNYILSKILSEKDLKNFIISQGSIILSNEVFSLLSIIFIGIGRSGVARAIQILNANIDINIAIFSILISSTIALIILINLSKYILIFIRKVNFKYLSLFFIIFCSLVIVIGSYNTYLSYHIIVYLTSICIGLLALKSQSNLSNMMNVLIFPTILYFLMG; from the coding sequence ATGCTAAATCTTCCATATTTAATTTTAGGCATAATATGTGGAACTATTACAGGTTTATTTCCAGGCATTCATCCAAATAACATTGTTGCATTGTCGTTCTTAATTATACCATTTTTTGGAGTAGATAATTATATTCCATTTTTAATTGGTTTAGTTATAACTCATTATTTTATAAATTTCATCCCATCAGCTTTTTTAGGGGTGCCTGATGATGAAACTGCAACCTCTGCTTTACCAATGCATAGATTAACATTAAATGGAAAAGGTTTTGAAGCAATTGTATTGGCTGGATTTGGAAGCTATTTAGGTGTTATTTTTTCAATAATTATTACTTTATTTTTAATATTTATCTTAAATGTTGATATTAACTCTTTTTATCATTCAGTAAAGCCATTAATTCCTTTTATTTTAATTACTTTTGTTATTTATCAAATTTTAACATCAAAATCAATTTGGGAGATTTTGGTCATATTTTTATCAGGAATATTTGGAATAGTTGTTCTATATTGCAATAATGCTTATAACATAACATTAACAGCAATATTTACCGGAATGTTTGGGATTCCTTTGCTTATAAATAATTTAAAAACCTACAAAATAAAAAGTCAGATAATAACATTCCCTGATTTTAATATAAAGTTTTTAAAATCGTCTTTTTTTGCTTCTATTGTAGGATTTTTTAGAATATTTTTGCCAGGAGTTAGTGGAGCCCAATTAAACTATATTTTGAGTAAAATTTTAAGTGAAAAGGATTTGAAAAACTTTATAATATCTCAGGGGAGTATTATTTTATCTAATGAAGTTTTTTCTTTACTCTCTATAATTTTTATAGGAATTGGTAGAAGTGGAGTTGCAAGAGCTATACAAATTCTAAATGCTAATATTGATATAAATATAGCAATATTTTCTATTCTAATTTCTTCCACAATTGCATTAATTATTCTGATAAATTTGTCTAAATACATCCTTATTTTTATTAGAAAAGTTAATTTTAAATATCTATCTCTATTTTTTATAATATTTTGCTCACTTGTAATAGTTATTGGAAGTTATAATACATATTTAAGTTATCATATTATTGTATATTTAACATCAATTTGTATAGGACTTTTAGCATTAAAAAGTCAATCCAATCTATCAAATATGATGAATGTCTTAATATTTCCAACGATATTGTATTTTTTAATGGGATAA
- a CDS encoding flippase-like domain-containing protein, protein MDLKSQILNKRTILSFIISLGILLYIFSKIDLDKLILILKHTKIFYYFLAIVMFYTAILIRSYRWKIFLKNVNIDLKLKDAFIVYYLSMFVNSLVPAKLGDIYRGYLLKKKTNKSISLGFGTVFIERVFDLVAMISLLFISAYLSFKSDIPKEIIYSIKWGIIIILFLIFLIFGFLVVNSKITLKNKKLEAILINFEKGLKSVKLNTLHLLITLSFIGWFIEGLTIYFIFLALNLNLEILFGVFSDLASSLLTAIPITPSGLGIVEYALMYILKLKNIDENTAFAVLILYRLISYFSVVLFGAIMFYIVEGNILKESK, encoded by the coding sequence ATGGATTTAAAAAGTCAGATTTTAAATAAAAGAACGATACTTTCTTTTATAATATCTTTGGGAATACTTCTATATATCTTTTCAAAAATAGATTTGGATAAATTAATATTAATATTAAAACATACAAAGATTTTTTATTATTTTTTGGCAATAGTAATGTTCTATACTGCAATATTAATTAGAAGTTATCGTTGGAAAATTTTCTTAAAAAATGTGAATATCGATTTAAAATTAAAAGATGCTTTTATAGTGTATTATCTTTCAATGTTTGTAAATTCATTAGTTCCTGCTAAGTTAGGGGATATTTATAGAGGATACTTATTAAAAAAGAAAACTAATAAGTCAATATCATTGGGATTTGGGACTGTTTTTATTGAAAGAGTTTTTGATTTGGTAGCGATGATTAGTTTATTATTTATCTCTGCTTACTTATCTTTTAAATCAGATATTCCAAAGGAAATAATTTATTCAATAAAATGGGGAATTATTATAATTTTATTTTTGATTTTTCTAATTTTTGGTTTTTTAGTAGTTAATAGTAAGATAACTTTAAAAAATAAAAAATTAGAGGCAATATTGATTAATTTTGAGAAAGGTTTAAAATCAGTAAAACTAAATACTCTCCATTTATTGATAACTTTATCTTTTATTGGATGGTTTATTGAGGGACTGACTATTTATTTTATATTTTTAGCATTAAATCTAAATTTAGAAATCTTATTTGGAGTATTTTCTGATTTAGCGTCTTCTTTATTAACTGCAATTCCTATAACTCCATCAGGACTGGGAATTGTAGAGTATGCGTTAATGTATATATTAAAACTGAAAAATATAGATGAAAATACGGCCTTTGCAGTTCTTATTTTATATCGTCTAATATCATATTTCTCAGTTGTATTGTTTGGGGCGATAATGTTTTATATCGTTGAGGGAAATATTCTAAAAGAATCTAAATAG